Proteins encoded by one window of Sorangium aterium:
- a CDS encoding TonB family protein, which produces MAQRSRDGRRIASAWALSVAAHAGLVGAGALAVAGSFSAREVARARTVGSPAAVSTPIEIELPVVSDGTLDRAAATAPELAVLLSRGGGEAAPRPDTGTSGRGGTDAAELPALNLADRDDAIFLSPEIRSRLDRSQIQRIRSSPQRASREDWRASREPMELTFLAGGRVGRRPERRTSADRDPSLGARDGGAPQRRGGVLGAAAQPAGIDGASDEPAARDATLSLGAGPRAVGGAVEGGARASAGLGVRDARPGEDHRESAAVPLARPMVAVGTPSVPADAVGHPNDTVDSEQEVATAIQSLVHASSAGGVRGFGPGGQEGPGATGAGGVAGRGARSSALGSGRGRLLDNDPLDRRRSHYMRQVMAKLHPLWADAFPKWAAGEGLQGTVIVTFVIRADGTVGSASVTRPSGIPEFDENCRRAVLRGSPYPPVPPELGESFRWSMPFDAKNPAVLPKHRERER; this is translated from the coding sequence ATGGCGCAGAGGTCTCGCGACGGCCGCCGGATCGCCTCCGCGTGGGCGCTCTCCGTCGCAGCCCACGCAGGGCTGGTGGGCGCAGGCGCGCTGGCCGTCGCAGGCTCGTTCTCGGCACGTGAGGTCGCGCGCGCGCGGACGGTCGGGTCGCCAGCCGCTGTGAGCACGCCGATCGAGATCGAGCTGCCCGTCGTCTCGGACGGCACGCTCGACCGCGCGGCGGCGACCGCGCCCGAGCTGGCCGTCCTCCTTTCGCGGGGCGGAGGGGAGGCCGCACCGCGGCCGGACACGGGGACGAGCGGGCGCGGCGGCACCGACGCGGCGGAGCTGCCTGCGTTGAACCTCGCCGACAGGGACGACGCGATCTTCCTGTCTCCAGAGATCCGCTCGCGCCTCGACAGGAGCCAGATCCAGCGTATCCGCTCGTCGCCCCAGCGCGCGTCGCGCGAGGACTGGCGAGCCAGCCGGGAGCCCATGGAGCTCACGTTCCTCGCGGGGGGGCGGGTGGGCCGTCGGCCCGAGCGACGCACGTCGGCCGACCGCGATCCGTCGCTCGGGGCGCGCGATGGCGGCGCGCCCCAGCGTCGAGGCGGCGTGCTCGGCGCTGCGGCCCAGCCTGCAGGCATCGACGGCGCGAGCGACGAGCCCGCTGCGCGCGACGCGACGCTCTCCCTGGGGGCGGGCCCGCGCGCCGTCGGCGGCGCCGTCGAGGGAGGCGCGCGCGCCTCCGCGGGGCTGGGCGTTCGCGACGCGCGGCCCGGCGAGGATCACCGCGAGAGCGCGGCGGTTCCGCTGGCCCGGCCGATGGTCGCGGTGGGCACGCCATCCGTCCCCGCCGACGCCGTGGGGCACCCGAACGACACGGTGGACAGCGAGCAGGAGGTGGCGACGGCGATCCAGTCGCTCGTCCACGCCAGCTCGGCCGGAGGGGTGCGTGGGTTCGGGCCAGGCGGACAGGAAGGACCGGGCGCGACCGGCGCGGGTGGCGTGGCGGGCCGCGGTGCGCGTTCCAGCGCGCTCGGCTCTGGGCGCGGCCGGCTGCTCGACAACGATCCGCTCGATCGCAGGCGCAGCCACTACATGAGGCAGGTCATGGCCAAGCTGCACCCGCTGTGGGCCGACGCGTTTCCCAAGTGGGCCGCGGGCGAGGGGCTTCAGGGGACCGTGATCGTGACCTTCGTGATCCGCGCGGATGGGACCGTGGGGAGCGCGTCGGTGACGCGGCCGAGCGGCATCCCCGAGTTCGATGAGAACTGCCGGCGCGCGGTGCTGCGCGGTTCACCGTACCCTCCGGTGCCGCCCGAGCTCGGCGAGAGCTTTCGGTGGTCGATGCCGTTCGACGCGAAAAACCCGGCGGTTCTGCCGAAGCACCGAGAGCGCGAACGGTGA
- a CDS encoding TatD family hydrolase, with translation MIIDSHCHVDPRHFREGADAVLDRARAAGVDAFVVVGVDADLSAARFAADLAARRADVHAAVGVHPHDASAVDDRMLAELEVLARRPEVVAVGEIGLDYHYMHSSKDTQQRVFADLVALARRVEKPIVIHTREAPEDTLAILARAQASDVGGIIHCFSEDRAFAERALALDFDLSFSGIVTFKTARAIQEVAAWAPADRILVETDSPYLAPVPFRGKRCEPGHVLHTARFVAELRGEPFEALAARTAENTRRRLRLPLDGAPTG, from the coding sequence ATGATCATCGACTCCCACTGCCACGTCGATCCGCGTCATTTCCGCGAGGGAGCGGACGCCGTCCTGGACCGCGCGCGGGCCGCCGGCGTGGACGCGTTCGTGGTCGTCGGCGTCGACGCGGATCTCTCCGCGGCGCGCTTCGCCGCGGATCTCGCCGCGCGGCGCGCCGACGTGCACGCCGCGGTCGGCGTCCATCCGCACGACGCCTCCGCCGTGGACGACCGGATGCTCGCGGAGCTCGAGGTCCTCGCGCGCCGGCCCGAGGTCGTGGCCGTCGGCGAGATCGGCCTCGACTACCACTACATGCACTCGTCGAAGGACACACAGCAGCGCGTCTTCGCCGACCTCGTCGCCCTCGCTCGGAGGGTGGAGAAGCCCATCGTCATCCACACGCGCGAGGCGCCGGAAGATACGCTCGCGATCCTGGCGCGCGCCCAGGCGAGCGACGTGGGCGGCATCATTCACTGCTTCTCCGAGGATCGCGCGTTCGCCGAGCGGGCGCTCGCGCTCGATTTCGACCTCTCGTTCTCGGGCATCGTCACCTTCAAGACCGCGCGCGCGATCCAGGAGGTCGCCGCATGGGCTCCGGCGGATCGGATCCTGGTCGAGACGGACAGCCCTTACCTCGCGCCGGTGCCGTTCCGGGGAAAACGGTGCGAGCCAGGACACGTGCTGCACACGGCGCGCTTCGTCGCGGAGCTCCGGGGCGAGCCCTTCGAGGCGCTGGCCGCGCGCACGGCGGAGAACACCCGCAGGCGGCTGCGGCTCCCGCTGGACGGCGCGCCCACCGGCTGA
- a CDS encoding PrkA family serine protein kinase, whose product MNNDTSGCRGGQPSEVGPSQTVQGSAAERARKALSELDAIASSMARRFNEEQRVLSFQQYLELFASNPVRFGRDAARYVRDMFDHFGTRTIKKPWGELTRFQLFDLPWELPATEPAQQGAPAAASYHGRDFALIGHEELQAEVYRVLCNFVREGRANRLVLMHGPNGSAKSTLAACILRALEHYSTLDEGAVYRFHWVFPSRKTMRGSIGFGGDVKASAADGTSYAHLEDDQIDARLVIELRDHPLFLLPVRERRALILKLYEDAGATEPPPEWLMSGKLSHKNQQVFEALLVASGGSLVETLRHVQVERYFISRRYRVGAVTIGPELSVDAGERQITADRSLASLPTSLQATTLFEAHGELIEAAGGVLEFSDLLKRPLDAFRYLQLTLETGEVSLPQQTVQTNVVMIGSANDVHLNAFREHPEFPSFRGRFELLRAPYLRSYPDEQAIYDTQIVPFVTRHVAPHATRVAAQFAVLTRMRQPEAKRYPDALAPLVSSLTAVEKMELFATGTAPERFDAEAQKVLRAGIEAIYHESDASVDFEGRLGVSPREVRTLLLDAAQSEDHACLSPFAVLSELDALCKRQAEYDWLKEKQLAGGYHDHRLFREVVRTRLLDTTEEEMRTASGLVDETRYAELFDRYVSHVGVWVKGEKIRNAHTGDFENPDERMMREVEALLGVRTKHDDHRRGLISAIAAWAIDHPGQKIVNAVVFPQQIRKLREAVFTERRKGVALLVRDLVALLRDAQSDGKSEKGWGELREEERRNATRALERLRGMGYCDRCALDAASALLRARFAELVT is encoded by the coding sequence GTGAACAACGACACCTCCGGTTGCCGGGGGGGCCAGCCCAGCGAGGTCGGCCCCAGCCAGACGGTCCAAGGCAGTGCGGCTGAGCGGGCTCGAAAGGCCCTCTCCGAGCTCGATGCCATCGCCTCCTCGATGGCGCGGCGCTTCAACGAAGAGCAGCGGGTCCTCTCGTTCCAGCAGTACCTGGAGCTCTTCGCTTCCAATCCGGTCCGCTTCGGACGCGACGCGGCTCGCTACGTCCGCGACATGTTCGACCATTTCGGCACGCGGACGATCAAGAAGCCCTGGGGGGAGCTGACCCGGTTCCAGCTCTTCGATCTGCCGTGGGAGCTCCCCGCGACCGAGCCCGCGCAGCAGGGCGCGCCGGCCGCGGCCTCCTACCACGGGCGGGACTTCGCGCTGATCGGCCACGAAGAGCTCCAGGCCGAGGTCTACCGGGTGCTCTGCAACTTCGTGCGCGAGGGCAGGGCCAACAGGCTCGTCCTGATGCACGGGCCGAACGGCTCGGCGAAGAGCACGCTCGCCGCCTGCATCCTGCGCGCCCTGGAGCACTACTCGACCCTCGATGAGGGAGCCGTGTACCGCTTCCACTGGGTGTTCCCGAGCCGCAAGACGATGCGCGGCTCGATCGGCTTCGGCGGCGACGTGAAGGCGAGCGCCGCGGACGGCACGAGCTACGCCCACCTCGAGGACGATCAGATCGACGCCCGGCTCGTGATCGAGCTCAGGGATCACCCGCTGTTCCTGCTCCCGGTGCGAGAGCGTCGGGCGCTCATCCTGAAGCTCTACGAGGACGCCGGCGCGACGGAGCCGCCGCCCGAGTGGCTGATGAGCGGCAAGCTGTCCCACAAGAACCAGCAGGTCTTCGAGGCGCTCCTCGTGGCGAGCGGCGGCTCGCTCGTCGAGACATTGCGGCACGTCCAGGTCGAGCGGTACTTCATCTCCCGCCGTTACCGCGTCGGCGCCGTCACGATCGGCCCGGAGCTCTCGGTCGACGCCGGCGAGCGGCAGATCACGGCAGATCGCTCGCTCGCCTCGCTCCCGACCTCGCTCCAGGCGACGACGCTCTTCGAGGCGCACGGTGAGCTCATCGAGGCCGCCGGGGGCGTGCTCGAGTTCAGCGATCTCCTCAAGCGACCGCTCGACGCCTTCCGGTACCTCCAGCTCACGCTGGAGACGGGAGAGGTCAGCCTGCCGCAGCAGACGGTGCAGACGAACGTCGTGATGATCGGCAGCGCCAACGACGTGCACCTCAACGCCTTCCGGGAGCACCCGGAGTTCCCGAGCTTCCGCGGGCGCTTCGAGCTCCTGCGCGCGCCCTACCTCCGGAGCTACCCCGACGAGCAGGCGATCTACGACACGCAGATCGTCCCGTTCGTGACCCGCCACGTCGCCCCGCACGCGACGCGCGTCGCCGCGCAGTTCGCCGTGCTCACCCGGATGCGGCAGCCGGAGGCGAAGCGGTACCCCGACGCGCTCGCGCCGCTCGTCTCGAGCCTCACCGCCGTCGAGAAGATGGAGCTGTTCGCGACGGGCACGGCGCCGGAGCGGTTCGACGCCGAGGCGCAGAAGGTCCTGCGCGCGGGCATCGAGGCGATCTACCACGAGAGCGACGCGTCCGTGGACTTCGAGGGGCGCCTCGGCGTCTCGCCGCGGGAGGTTCGGACGCTCCTGCTCGACGCGGCGCAGAGCGAGGACCACGCGTGCCTCTCCCCGTTCGCCGTGCTCTCGGAGCTCGACGCGCTCTGCAAGCGGCAGGCGGAGTACGACTGGCTCAAGGAGAAGCAGCTCGCGGGCGGCTACCACGATCACCGGCTCTTCCGCGAGGTCGTGCGCACGCGCCTGCTCGACACGACCGAGGAGGAGATGCGGACGGCCAGCGGCCTCGTCGACGAGACGCGCTACGCCGAGCTGTTCGATCGGTACGTCTCCCACGTCGGCGTCTGGGTGAAGGGGGAGAAGATCAGGAACGCGCACACCGGCGACTTCGAGAACCCGGACGAGCGCATGATGCGCGAGGTGGAGGCGCTCCTCGGGGTCCGCACGAAGCACGACGATCACCGGCGCGGCCTGATCTCGGCCATCGCGGCGTGGGCCATCGATCACCCTGGCCAGAAGATCGTCAACGCGGTCGTGTTCCCGCAGCAGATCCGCAAGCTGCGGGAGGCGGTCTTCACGGAGCGGCGCAAGGGCGTGGCGCTCCTGGTTCGCGACCTCGTCGCGCTCCTCCGCGACGCGCAGAGCGACGGCAAGTCCGAGAAGGGCTGGGGCGAGCTGCGCGAGGAGGAGCGCAGGAACGCGACGCGCGCGCTCGAGCGGCTGCGCGGGATGGGCTACTGCGACCGCTGCGCGCTCGACGCCGCGAGCGCGCTGCTCCGCGCGCGCTTCGCGGAGCTCGTCACCTGA
- a CDS encoding serine/threonine-protein kinase, translating into MKTCSACFRLFSHDSGFCPVDGQRLIPVAEVSPPVHPEDRRVGATLCGGRYQVWRIVADGGMGRVYQALDLRTGRSVALKILHPEVALDEVSVERFHREFEVSASLPHEQIVDVLAFEKTEDHSFALVMEYLEGEELRTVLKRDKVLPPERLVRMLSQIALGLEEAHKRKVVHRDLKPDNIFLVGTHDGDMVKILDFGSVRDNSEGAKKLTVVGTTIGSPFYMSPEQAQGLLALDHRADVWSVAAIVFECVTGKVPFHAPTGPMILVAIMGSNPLPPSVAGKAYGAPASLDPVMEEAFMKSPEARLPSVGLLADRVGQAYGLAGSHRDWAYLPQKELAARIRAAPPSVLARQPHAPASVGAVPAGASGGSIAAAAIARSPDAAEAFAEDIVMGVPQRLPRWVIPAAAGAAVLLCALVALLISR; encoded by the coding sequence TTGAAGACGTGTTCCGCCTGCTTCAGGCTCTTCTCGCACGACAGCGGCTTCTGTCCGGTCGACGGGCAGCGCCTCATCCCGGTCGCTGAGGTATCGCCGCCGGTCCACCCGGAGGACAGGCGCGTCGGCGCGACCCTCTGCGGTGGGCGCTACCAGGTCTGGCGGATCGTCGCCGACGGCGGCATGGGGCGCGTCTATCAGGCGCTCGATCTGCGGACCGGCCGCAGCGTCGCCCTGAAGATCCTCCACCCCGAGGTCGCGCTCGACGAGGTGAGCGTCGAGCGCTTTCACCGCGAGTTCGAGGTCAGCGCGTCGCTGCCCCACGAGCAGATCGTCGACGTGCTCGCCTTCGAGAAGACCGAGGACCACAGCTTCGCGCTCGTCATGGAGTACCTCGAGGGCGAGGAGCTGCGGACGGTCCTCAAGCGCGACAAGGTGCTGCCTCCCGAGCGCCTGGTGCGGATGCTGTCGCAGATCGCGCTCGGCCTCGAGGAGGCCCACAAGCGCAAGGTCGTGCACCGCGATCTCAAGCCGGACAACATCTTCCTGGTCGGCACGCACGACGGCGACATGGTGAAGATCCTCGACTTCGGCAGCGTGCGCGACAACAGCGAGGGCGCGAAGAAGCTGACCGTCGTCGGCACGACGATCGGATCTCCCTTCTACATGTCCCCCGAGCAGGCGCAGGGGCTGCTCGCGCTCGACCATCGCGCCGACGTCTGGTCGGTCGCGGCGATCGTGTTCGAGTGCGTCACGGGGAAGGTCCCGTTCCACGCGCCGACCGGTCCGATGATCCTCGTGGCCATCATGGGCAGCAACCCGCTGCCTCCGAGCGTTGCGGGCAAGGCTTACGGGGCGCCGGCCTCGCTCGATCCGGTGATGGAGGAGGCCTTCATGAAGAGCCCGGAGGCGCGCCTCCCCTCCGTCGGCCTGCTCGCCGATCGCGTGGGCCAGGCGTACGGCCTCGCGGGGTCGCACCGCGACTGGGCGTACCTGCCGCAGAAGGAGCTCGCGGCCCGGATCCGCGCCGCGCCGCCGTCGGTCCTGGCCCGCCAACCGCATGCCCCGGCGAGCGTCGGCGCGGTCCCCGCCGGTGCGAGCGGCGGGTCGATCGCCGCCGCGGCCATCGCGCGCTCGCCGGACGCTGCCGAGGCGTTCGCCGAGGACATCGTGATGGGCGTGCCACAGCGCTTGCCGCGCTGGGTCATCCCCGCAGCGGCTGGCGCGGCGGTGCTGCTCTGTGCGCTCGTCGCGCTGCTGATTTCGCGCTGA
- a CDS encoding zinc ribbon domain-containing protein gives MSIREQIAFLEELSAIDSEIRRIDEQLDKQRGSLEGMRSDLKRLEERLKGDRETLAAMEKTRSELAVELRQMSSQIERSREKLQRSRNERESNAAQREIEELRKLHRDREEEIERLSSASEGARSAIDVAEAKRVDLAGAIDGSAPGTQASLAALEAERGQRAEARQQVVGKLPVVLYRRYESIRTRRPVAIARTYDGTCLGCHLSVPPMMFQKMRRQEEFERCPNCNRILYYMPPEPATGSTPAADPSRA, from the coding sequence GTGAGCATCCGCGAGCAGATCGCATTCCTCGAAGAGCTGTCGGCCATCGACAGCGAGATCCGCCGCATCGATGAGCAGCTCGACAAGCAGCGCGGCAGCCTGGAAGGGATGCGGTCCGATCTGAAGCGGCTAGAGGAGCGGCTGAAGGGCGATCGGGAGACCCTGGCGGCGATGGAGAAGACGCGCTCCGAGCTCGCCGTCGAGCTCCGCCAGATGTCGAGCCAGATCGAGCGCTCGCGGGAGAAGCTGCAGCGCTCCCGGAACGAGCGCGAGTCCAACGCGGCGCAGCGCGAGATCGAGGAGCTGCGCAAGCTGCACCGCGATCGCGAGGAAGAGATCGAGCGGCTGAGCTCGGCCTCGGAGGGTGCGCGCTCGGCGATCGATGTGGCGGAGGCGAAGCGCGTCGACCTGGCGGGGGCGATCGACGGCAGCGCGCCGGGGACGCAGGCGTCGCTGGCGGCCCTCGAGGCCGAGCGCGGCCAGCGCGCCGAGGCGCGCCAGCAGGTGGTCGGTAAGCTGCCGGTCGTCCTGTACCGCCGCTACGAGTCGATCCGGACGCGCAGGCCCGTCGCGATCGCCCGCACCTACGACGGCACATGCCTCGGCTGCCACCTGTCCGTGCCGCCGATGATGTTCCAGAAGATGCGCCGCCAGGAGGAGTTCGAGCGGTGCCCGAACTGCAACCGGATCCTCTACTACATGCCGCCGGAGCCCGCGACGGGCAGCACGCCGGCCGCGGACCCCTCCCGCGCCTGA
- a CDS encoding formylglycine-generating enzyme family protein: protein MRERIAFIAALVVAALVSALLFAPRFQRPPGQLDAASAAPVASVAPPEPAPPAPALAPPAPPPLPAYVRVDPESRSACLGGMVLVDGIYCPYVGHHCAAYIDEEKDICARFEPEVLCEGRLQHRRFCIDVFEYPNIEGVRPVVMVNWLEAKRACEIEGKRLCSGEEWEFACEGPQMWPYPYGIARDPDACNIDRKISMPVLETFADPWKISAEVERLDRRVASGEMSRCVSPFGVRDMTGNVDEWVNNELGMLDEKPFRSTLKGGYWGPIRSRCRPVTSTHNRWFRFYQVGFRCCSDALDGGKAVTPAAKTARIPRRSPMVDPGGRQGP from the coding sequence ATGCGCGAGCGCATCGCCTTCATCGCCGCCCTCGTCGTCGCCGCCCTGGTGAGCGCGCTCCTCTTTGCCCCCCGCTTCCAGAGGCCGCCTGGGCAGCTCGACGCGGCGAGCGCGGCCCCGGTCGCGAGCGTCGCCCCGCCGGAGCCGGCCCCGCCGGCGCCCGCGCTGGCGCCTCCGGCGCCGCCGCCGCTGCCTGCGTACGTGCGCGTCGACCCGGAGAGCCGCTCGGCGTGCCTCGGCGGGATGGTGCTCGTCGACGGCATCTACTGCCCGTACGTCGGGCACCACTGCGCCGCGTACATCGACGAGGAGAAGGACATCTGCGCGCGGTTCGAGCCGGAGGTCCTCTGCGAGGGGCGCCTTCAGCACCGGCGCTTCTGCATCGACGTCTTCGAGTACCCGAACATCGAGGGCGTCCGCCCGGTGGTGATGGTCAACTGGCTGGAGGCGAAGCGCGCCTGCGAGATCGAGGGCAAGCGGCTCTGCTCCGGCGAGGAGTGGGAGTTCGCGTGCGAGGGGCCGCAGATGTGGCCCTATCCTTATGGGATCGCTCGCGATCCCGACGCCTGCAACATCGACAGGAAGATCTCGATGCCGGTCCTCGAGACGTTCGCTGATCCATGGAAGATCTCGGCGGAGGTCGAGCGGCTCGATCGCCGGGTTGCGTCCGGGGAGATGAGCCGGTGCGTCAGCCCCTTCGGCGTGCGCGACATGACCGGCAACGTGGACGAGTGGGTGAACAACGAGCTCGGCATGCTGGACGAGAAGCCGTTTCGATCGACGCTGAAAGGGGGGTACTGGGGGCCGATCCGCTCGCGATGCCGCCCGGTCACGTCGACGCACAACCGGTGGTTCCGCTTCTATCAGGTCGGGTTCCGGTGCTGCTCCGACGCGCTCGACGGCGGCAAGGCCGTGACCCCGGCAGCCAAAACGGCGCGCATCCCGCGCCGCAGCCCGATGGTCGATCCGGGCGGGCGGCAGGGGCCGTGA
- a CDS encoding formylglycine-generating enzyme family protein, whose product MAVGAGAALGVVALLARYAPELDALLLAPPSPSGRFEPGPAAARSAGPAAPASLTPAPATAVGQGEPAAPAPGSPPGAAPASRSASPRAAAAAPLVDPFAADPVARAACPADMTFVEGDFCPSLPYVCTRSGDGAGHGCPEYGRGARCGAPVDHRRFCIDRHEWPNRVGELPRVYVDWYEAKSLCASIGRRLCRRSEWMLACEGPKRLPYPWGFVRTPSPCNIDRAAIEFDIDAMVDEATREGEIARLWQADPIGSHPNCISAYGAYDLSGNVDEWTDNLADDPGTSRPATLNGGYWGPVRNTCRLTTGGHGPRFKFYQVGFRCCADTVDGVVTPPPRPFIERDREKDGVYD is encoded by the coding sequence ATGGCGGTCGGCGCCGGCGCTGCGCTCGGCGTGGTCGCGCTCCTCGCGCGGTACGCGCCCGAGCTCGACGCGCTGCTGCTCGCGCCGCCCTCTCCGTCCGGGCGCTTCGAGCCCGGTCCCGCTGCGGCGCGTTCTGCCGGGCCCGCGGCGCCCGCGTCGCTCACGCCAGCACCCGCAACGGCCGTCGGTCAGGGGGAGCCAGCAGCGCCCGCGCCGGGCTCGCCTCCCGGTGCGGCCCCGGCCTCACGAAGCGCGAGCCCGCGTGCCGCCGCGGCGGCCCCGCTGGTCGATCCCTTCGCGGCGGATCCGGTGGCGCGCGCTGCGTGTCCCGCCGACATGACCTTCGTGGAGGGCGATTTCTGTCCATCCCTCCCGTATGTCTGCACCCGCAGCGGCGACGGAGCCGGCCATGGCTGCCCAGAGTACGGGCGCGGCGCCCGCTGCGGGGCTCCGGTGGATCACCGGCGCTTCTGCATCGACCGCCACGAGTGGCCGAACCGGGTGGGCGAGCTCCCGCGCGTCTACGTCGACTGGTACGAGGCGAAGTCGCTCTGCGCCTCGATCGGCAGGCGGCTGTGCCGGCGCTCCGAGTGGATGCTCGCTTGCGAAGGACCGAAGCGCCTGCCGTATCCTTGGGGCTTCGTGCGCACGCCCAGCCCTTGCAACATCGACCGCGCCGCGATCGAGTTCGACATCGACGCCATGGTGGACGAGGCGACACGCGAGGGCGAGATCGCCCGGCTGTGGCAGGCCGATCCCATCGGATCGCACCCGAACTGCATCAGCGCTTACGGGGCGTACGACCTCTCCGGCAACGTCGACGAGTGGACCGACAACCTCGCCGACGATCCGGGCACGTCGCGCCCGGCCACGCTCAACGGCGGCTACTGGGGTCCTGTTCGGAACACCTGCCGCCTCACGACCGGAGGGCACGGGCCGAGGTTCAAGTTCTACCAGGTCGGCTTCCGCTGCTGCGCGGACACGGTCGACGGCGTCGTCACGCCGCCGCCGCGGCCGTTCATCGAGCGCGACCGCGAGAAGGACGGCGTGTACGACTGA